The following are from one region of the Amedibacterium intestinale genome:
- a CDS encoding terminase small subunit, with the protein MNVTKMTNKQKRFCDEYLIDLNATQSAIRAGYSPKTARFIGQENLTKPNIKAYIEERMAEKEKELIASQDEVLRYLTSVMRGQSESEIVVVEGCGDGVSQAVKVKKAPDERERLKAGELLAKRYGILSDKVNIEGAIPVVISGSDDLED; encoded by the coding sequence ATGAACGTGACGAAAATGACGAACAAACAAAAACGGTTTTGTGATGAATATTTGATTGATTTGAATGCGACGCAATCGGCGATTCGTGCGGGATATTCACCAAAGACGGCAAGATTCATCGGACAAGAAAATCTAACAAAACCCAACATCAAGGCATACATCGAAGAAAGAATGGCGGAAAAGGAAAAAGAATTGATTGCAAGTCAAGACGAGGTATTGCGCTATTTAACAAGTGTTATGCGTGGACAATCAGAAAGTGAAATTGTCGTTGTCGAAGGTTGTGGGGACGGTGTATCACAGGCGGTCAAGGTCAAGAAAGCCCCCGACGAACGTGAAAGGTTGAAAGCGGGCGAATTGTTGGCGAAACGTTATGGTATTTTAAGTGATAAAGTGAACATCGAAGGTGCGATTCCCGTTGTGATTTCGGGAAGTGACGACCTTGAAGACTAA
- a CDS encoding sigma factor-like helix-turn-helix DNA-binding protein, with amino-acid sequence MSKAKKLLMSIARRDKIIELKLEELERQKRLCEVRAVTFGERVQSSGTDSSMKVIDYIQMKDEVDEYIKKTLELKKHVMDVMDKMENEIYIELLYRRYFEKMTFEQIAEKLQLSNKRVYQLHKIALKELDCELDKIRKS; translated from the coding sequence ATGTCAAAAGCAAAAAAATTGTTGATGTCGATTGCAAGACGTGACAAAATAATTGAATTGAAATTAGAAGAATTAGAACGTCAAAAAAGATTGTGCGAAGTGCGCGCCGTGACATTCGGTGAAAGGGTTCAGTCATCGGGAACGGACAGTTCCATGAAAGTGATTGATTATATCCAAATGAAAGATGAAGTCGATGAATATATCAAAAAGACTTTAGAGTTGAAAAAACATGTCATGGACGTCATGGATAAGATGGAGAATGAAATATATATCGAGTTGTTATATCGAAGGTACTTTGAAAAGATGACGTTCGAACAGATTGCAGAAAAATTGCAGTTGTCGAATAAAAGGGTTTATCAGTTGCATAAAATCGCATTGAAAGAACTTGATTGTGAATTAGACAAAATTAGAAAAAGTTAG
- a CDS encoding MazG nucleotide pyrophosphohydrolase domain-containing protein, with amino-acid sequence MKNIIDFYGVYPQARIAMEECAELIQAISKCLRYPKDKKRKDNLIEEMADVLICIEQLKIMFDISEKEIQEWIFKKEKRVFERLREDKKNV; translated from the coding sequence ATGAAAAATATTATTGATTTTTACGGGGTATATCCACAAGCGAGAATCGCAATGGAAGAATGCGCGGAACTGATTCAAGCAATATCGAAGTGTTTGAGATACCCAAAAGATAAAAAAAGAAAAGACAATTTAATTGAAGAAATGGCGGACGTGCTGATTTGTATTGAACAATTAAAAATCATGTTCGATATTTCAGAAAAGGAAATTCAAGAATGGATTTTCAAAAAGGAAAAAAGAGTGTTTGAAAGATTAAGAGAGGACAAGAAAAATGTTTAG
- a CDS encoding DUF3310 domain-containing protein, which translates to MTRKEKINKFEDFCNERNECCDCCKLNKLGFCDNKNTWNFTDDELDKCIAIIDGKDNDNVNHPSHYDGEIECIDAMIQTQGVEAVKGFCIVNAFKYLWRWKNKNGVEDVKKAKWYLDKFLELEGETK; encoded by the coding sequence ATGACGAGAAAAGAAAAAATAAACAAATTTGAAGATTTTTGCAACGAACGAAATGAATGTTGTGATTGTTGTAAATTAAATAAACTGGGGTTTTGCGATAATAAAAACACATGGAATTTCACAGACGATGAACTTGACAAATGTATTGCCATTATTGATGGAAAAGACAATGACAATGTCAATCACCCATCACATTATGACGGCGAAATTGAATGTATTGACGCCATGATTCAAACACAGGGAGTTGAAGCCGTGAAGGGATTTTGCATTGTCAATGCGTTCAAATATTTGTGGCGATGGAAGAACAAAAATGGTGTTGAGGACGTGAAAAAAGCGAAATGGTATTTGGATAAGTTCTTGGAACTGGAAGGAGAAACAAAATGA